In the Diceros bicornis minor isolate mBicDic1 chromosome 22, mDicBic1.mat.cur, whole genome shotgun sequence genome, one interval contains:
- the PDCD1LG2 gene encoding programmed cell death 1 ligand 2 has translation MFLLLLLVSLGMQLCQTAALFIVTVPKEQYTVDYGSNVTLECDFDTGGHVELTDLKASLQKAENDTSLHSERATLLEDQLPLGKALFHIPRVQVRDAGQYRCLIIYGVAWDYKYLSLKVKASYKKINTHILKVPGTDEIEITCQAEGYPLAEVSWPNVSVPANTSHTKTSEDLYQVTSVLRLKPHPGRNFSCEFWNANVKELTSAIIDPQDEMEPKIPSTSLLHVFIPSFIIALMFIATMIGLRKQLCQKLYSGKDTTKRSVTTIEGK, from the exons ctttattcatagtgaCGGTCCCTAAGGAACAGTACACGGTAGACTACGGCAGCAACGTGACCCTGGAGTGTGATTTTGACACTGGAGGTCATGTGGAACTCACAGATTTAAAAGCCAGTTTGCAAAAGGCGGAAAATGATACATCCTTGCACAGTGAAAGAGCCACTTTACTGGAGGATCAGCTGCCCCTGGGGAAGGCCTTATTCCACATCCCCCGAGTCCAAGTGAGGGATGCGGGGCAGTACCGCTGCCTGATCATCTATGGGGTCGCCTGGGACTACAAGTACCTGAGTCTGAAAGTCAAAG cttcctacaagaaaataaacaCTCACATCCTTAAGGTCCCAGGGACAGATGAGATAGAGATCACCTGCCAGGCAGAAGGTTATCCCCTGGCAGAAGTGTCTTGGCCAAATGTCAGTGTTCCTGCCAACACCAGCCACACCAAGACCTCTGAAGACCTCTACCAGGTCACCAGTGTTCTGCGCCTAAAGCCACACCCTGGCAGAAACTTCAGCTGTGAGTTCTGGAACGCTAATGTGAAGGAACTTACTTCGGCCATCATTGACCCTCAAG ATGAGATGGAACCCAAGATCCCTTCAACTTCGCTGCTTCATGTTTTCATCCCTTCCTTCATCATTGCTTTAATGTTCATAGCGACAATGATAGGCCTAAGAAAACAGCTCTGCCAAAAGCtttattctggaaaag acacAACAAAAAGATCTGTCACCACAATAGAAGGGAAGTGA